One window from the genome of Desulfovibrio legallii encodes:
- the rplJ gene encoding 50S ribosomal protein L10: MNRSEKAAVIEAIKARAERASFAVLTDFKGMSVEELTNLRVSLRKAGGEYHVVKNTLARIALTDGTHAAIKDKFHDNCGVAFGYDDPVAVAKALSDFAKQSKLFELRCASLDGKALDAAQIDALAKLPGREQLLGQLLGTMNAVPTNFVSLFANLLRGLLYALKGIEEQKGKAA, encoded by the coding sequence GTGAACAGGTCTGAAAAAGCCGCCGTTATTGAGGCCATCAAGGCTCGCGCCGAGAGGGCTTCCTTTGCGGTGCTCACGGACTTCAAGGGCATGTCGGTGGAAGAGCTGACGAACCTGCGTGTCAGCCTGCGCAAGGCTGGCGGCGAATACCACGTCGTCAAAAACACGCTGGCCCGTATTGCTCTGACCGACGGCACGCACGCCGCTATCAAGGACAAGTTCCACGATAACTGCGGCGTGGCCTTTGGGTACGACGACCCGGTGGCGGTGGCCAAGGCGCTCAGCGATTTTGCCAAGCAGAGCAAGCTCTTTGAGCTGCGTTGCGCCAGCCTGGACGGCAAGGCGCTTGACGCCGCCCAGATTGACGCCCTGGCCAAGCTGCCCGGTAGGGAACAGCTTCTTGGTCAGCTGCTCGGCACCATGAACGCCGTACCCACCAATTTTGTGTCGCTGTTTGCCAACCTGCTGCGCGGCCTGCTCTACGCCCTCAAGGGCATTGAAGAGCAGAAAGGCAAGGCCGCCTAA
- the rpmG gene encoding 50S ribosomal protein L33: MRVNIILACTECKRRNYSTRKNKKTTTGRLEMKKYCPWDKKHTVHRETR, encoded by the coding sequence ATGCGAGTTAACATCATCCTGGCCTGCACTGAGTGCAAGCGCCGCAACTACAGCACCCGGAAGAACAAGAAGACCACCACCGGGCGGCTGGAAATGAAAAAATATTGCCCCTGGGACAAGAAGCACACCGTGCATCGCGAAACCAGGTAA
- the rplA gene encoding 50S ribosomal protein L1: MPNHGKKFRKALEGVSLQERFSIEDAVSKSLAAAFAKFDETVDVAIRLGVDPKYSDQMVRGAVTLPHGLGKTVRVAVFCKGEKQAEAREAGADAVGAEDLVAKVKEGWLDFDAAVATPDVMALVGQIGRVLGPRGLMPNAKTGSVTFDVTKAVNELKAGRVDFKVDKAGVLHAPLGKVSFGPEKILGNLKALLETVNRLKPSAAKGSYMLSMAVSTTMGPGFKVDMAQVKKFLEG; encoded by the coding sequence ATGCCCAACCATGGCAAAAAATTTCGCAAAGCCCTTGAAGGCGTCAGCCTTCAGGAGCGTTTCAGCATTGAAGACGCTGTGAGCAAGTCTCTGGCCGCCGCGTTCGCCAAATTTGACGAAACTGTGGACGTGGCCATCCGCCTGGGCGTCGACCCCAAATACTCCGACCAGATGGTGCGCGGCGCCGTCACCCTGCCCCACGGGCTGGGCAAGACCGTGCGCGTGGCCGTGTTCTGTAAGGGCGAGAAGCAGGCCGAGGCCCGCGAGGCCGGGGCGGACGCGGTTGGCGCGGAAGACCTGGTGGCCAAGGTCAAGGAAGGCTGGCTCGACTTTGACGCCGCCGTGGCCACGCCCGACGTTATGGCCCTTGTGGGTCAGATCGGCCGTGTGCTGGGCCCGCGCGGGCTCATGCCCAACGCCAAGACCGGCTCGGTCACCTTTGACGTGACCAAGGCCGTCAATGAGCTCAAGGCCGGCCGCGTGGACTTTAAAGTGGACAAAGCCGGCGTGCTGCACGCGCCCCTGGGCAAGGTTTCCTTCGGGCCTGAAAAAATTCTGGGCAACCTCAAGGCCCTGCTTGAGACCGTCAACCGTCTCAAGCCTTCGGCCGCCAAGGGCTCCTACATGCTTTCCATGGCCGTTTCCACCACCATGGGCCCCGGCTTCAAGGTGGACATGGCCCAGGTCAAAAAATTTCTTGAAGGCTAA
- the rplK gene encoding 50S ribosomal protein L11 — translation MAKKEVAKIKLQIPAGAANPSPPVGPALGQHGLNIMGFCKEFNARTQDQKGMIIPVVITVYADRSFTFVTKTPPASVLIMKAAKIEKGSGEPNRNKVGSLTHAQVEEIAKVKLPDLNAASLESAVKSIAGTARSMGIDIK, via the coding sequence ATGGCCAAAAAAGAAGTTGCCAAAATCAAATTGCAGATTCCCGCCGGCGCGGCCAATCCCTCGCCGCCGGTGGGTCCGGCCCTGGGCCAGCACGGCCTGAACATCATGGGCTTCTGCAAAGAGTTCAACGCCCGCACCCAGGACCAGAAGGGCATGATCATCCCTGTGGTCATCACGGTGTACGCTGACCGCTCTTTCACGTTCGTCACCAAAACGCCCCCGGCTTCCGTGCTGATCATGAAGGCCGCCAAGATTGAGAAGGGCTCCGGCGAACCCAACCGCAACAAGGTGGGCAGCCTGACCCACGCGCAGGTGGAAGAGATCGCCAAGGTCAAGCTGCCGGACCTCAACGCCGCCAGCCTTGAGTCTGCGGTCAAGTCCATTGCGGGCACGGCTCGCAGCATGGGCATCGACATCAAGTAA
- the rplL gene encoding 50S ribosomal protein L7/L12, protein MAITKEEVVEFISNMTVLELSEFIKELEEKFGVSAAAPAAAMVMAAPAAGAAEAAEEKTEFDVVLKEAGANKIAVIKVVRALTSLGLKEAKEKVDGCPSTLKEAVSKDEAEEAKKQLTEAGATVEIK, encoded by the coding sequence ATGGCCATTACCAAAGAAGAAGTTGTTGAATTCATCTCCAACATGACGGTGCTTGAACTTTCCGAATTCATTAAAGAGCTGGAAGAGAAGTTCGGCGTTTCCGCCGCCGCCCCCGCCGCCGCCATGGTTATGGCCGCTCCGGCCGCCGGCGCTGCCGAGGCCGCCGAAGAAAAGACCGAGTTCGACGTGGTGCTGAAGGAAGCCGGCGCCAACAAGATCGCGGTCATCAAAGTGGTGCGCGCCCTTACCAGCCTGGGCCTCAAAGAAGCCAAGGAAAAGGTGGACGGCTGCCCCTCCACCCTCAAGGAAGCCGTCTCCAAGGACGAAGCCGAGGAAGCCAAGAAGCAGCTTACCGAGGCCGGCGCCACTGTGGAGATCAAGTAG
- the rpoB gene encoding DNA-directed RNA polymerase subunit beta produces the protein MGQLTKQFGKIKVSLPIPHLLNLQIDSYQKFLQEGVPEKDRRPDEGLEGVFRTVFPIEDFNKTASLEFVSYEVGEPKYDQAECISKGLTYEAPMRIKVRLVVYDTDEASGNRTIRDIKEQDIYFGTLPLMTEKGTFIINGTERVIVNQLQRSPGIIFEHDGGKTHTSRKVLYSCRVIPMRGSWLDFDFDHKDILYVRIDRRRKMPATILFKAMGMSKRDILEYFYITEHYRLEQSNALFWEVRKDLYRKDNAYADIAAPDGNVIVRAGKPITKRGWRQICEAGIEAIEVRPDALDGMFLAEDVANPETGEVLAEAADEITPGLLDRLREAGIHRLAVLHTKGTDASSSIRDTLALDRIPDQQRAQEEIYRRLRPSSPPTAEIAASFFDNLFRNADYYDLSPVGRYKLNQRLSLNEPADTRTLTDNDILTAIKVLVQLKDSHGPADDIDHLGNRRVRLVGELVENQYRIGLVRMERAIKERMSLQEISTLMPHDLINPKPVAAVLKEFFGTSQLSQFMDQTNSLSEVTHKRRLSALGPGGLTRERAGFEVRDVHTSHYGRICPIETPEGPNIGLIVSLTTFAKVNDFGFIETPYRVVRESRVTDEVVHLDASREGDQVVAQANARLDAQGNLLDEFVTVRVKGEVEMRPREEVTLMDISPSQMVSISAALIPFLEHDDANRALMGSNMQRQAVPLLRSEKPLVGTGMEVDVARDSGACVVAPADGVVQYADADRIVVAYEGALYPKQGGVRAYDLLKFHKSNQNSCFGQKPTCHPGQKVRKGQILADGPGIDEGQLALGKNLVVAFMPWCGYNYEDSILISERTVKEDVFTSIHIEEFEVVARDTKLGPEEITRDIPNVSEDMLRNLDESGIIRIGAAVKPDDILVGKITPKGETQLTPEEKLLRAIFGEKARDVKNTSLKVPPGVEGTIIDVKVFNRRSGEKDERTLAIETHDTGVLDQKEADHMRALGERTRALLTPHVLGKQIAASLPGKKKGEVLLEAGAALTEDALAQIPVKKLAGLFKSKEVNDQVAEQLKAYDQQVEYLKAVYDSKREKVTEGDDLPPGVIKMVKVHIAIKRKLSVGDKMAGRHGNKGVVSCILPEEDMPFFADGRPVDIVLNPLGVPSRMNIGQIMETHLGWGAKELGRQLAELVDSGAAMQVARNEVKDVFASEEINALVDSMDDEEFTASVRKLRNGIVTKTPVFDGATEEEIWGWMDKAGMANDGKTTLYDGRTGVPFKNRVTTGVMYMLKLHHLVDEKIHARSTGPYSLVTQQPLGGKAQFGGQRLGEMEVWALEAYGAAYLLQEFLTVKSDDVTGRVKMYEKIVKGDNFLEAGLPESFNVLVKELMSLGLNVTLHQEEGKKKPRRQEFFQERETEG, from the coding sequence ATGGGCCAGCTCACCAAACAGTTCGGCAAAATCAAGGTTTCCCTCCCTATTCCCCATCTGCTCAACCTGCAGATAGATTCATACCAGAAATTTCTCCAGGAAGGCGTGCCGGAAAAGGACCGCAGGCCCGACGAAGGCCTGGAAGGCGTGTTCCGCACCGTTTTCCCCATTGAAGACTTCAATAAGACCGCCAGCCTGGAATTTGTCAGCTATGAGGTGGGCGAACCCAAGTACGACCAGGCCGAGTGCATCTCCAAGGGCCTGACCTACGAGGCCCCCATGCGCATCAAGGTGCGCCTGGTGGTCTACGATACGGACGAAGCCTCGGGCAACCGCACCATCCGGGACATTAAGGAGCAGGACATCTACTTCGGTACCCTGCCCCTCATGACCGAGAAAGGCACCTTCATTATTAACGGCACGGAGCGGGTCATCGTCAACCAGCTCCAGCGCTCCCCCGGCATCATTTTTGAGCACGACGGCGGCAAAACCCACACCAGCCGCAAGGTGCTCTATTCCTGCCGGGTCATCCCCATGCGCGGTTCCTGGCTGGACTTCGACTTTGACCACAAGGACATCCTCTACGTCCGCATTGACCGCCGCCGCAAAATGCCCGCCACCATCCTCTTCAAGGCTATGGGCATGAGCAAGCGGGACATCCTGGAGTACTTCTACATCACCGAGCACTACCGGCTGGAGCAGAGCAACGCCCTGTTCTGGGAAGTGCGCAAGGATCTCTACCGCAAAGACAACGCCTACGCCGACATTGCCGCGCCCGACGGCAACGTCATCGTGCGCGCCGGCAAGCCCATCACCAAGCGCGGCTGGCGGCAGATCTGCGAGGCGGGCATTGAGGCCATTGAAGTGCGCCCCGACGCCCTGGACGGCATGTTCCTGGCTGAGGACGTGGCCAATCCCGAAACCGGCGAAGTGCTGGCCGAAGCGGCGGACGAAATCACCCCCGGCCTGCTGGATCGTCTGCGCGAGGCGGGCATCCATCGCCTGGCCGTGCTGCACACCAAGGGCACGGACGCCTCCTCCTCCATCCGCGACACCCTGGCCCTGGACCGCATCCCCGACCAGCAGCGCGCGCAGGAGGAGATCTACCGTCGGTTGCGCCCCTCCTCCCCGCCCACGGCTGAAATTGCGGCCAGCTTCTTCGACAATCTGTTCCGCAATGCGGACTACTACGACCTCTCGCCCGTGGGCCGCTACAAGCTCAACCAGCGCCTGAGCCTGAATGAGCCCGCGGACACCCGCACCCTTACGGACAACGACATCCTCACCGCCATCAAAGTGCTGGTGCAGCTCAAGGACAGCCACGGCCCGGCCGACGACATCGACCACCTGGGCAACCGCCGCGTGCGCCTGGTGGGCGAGCTGGTGGAAAACCAGTACCGCATCGGCCTGGTGCGCATGGAACGCGCCATTAAGGAGCGCATGAGCCTGCAGGAAATTTCCACGCTCATGCCGCACGACCTCATCAATCCCAAGCCTGTGGCGGCGGTGCTCAAAGAGTTTTTCGGCACTTCGCAGCTCTCGCAGTTCATGGATCAGACCAACTCCCTCTCCGAGGTGACGCACAAGCGGCGTCTCTCGGCCCTGGGCCCCGGCGGTCTGACCCGCGAGCGCGCGGGCTTTGAAGTGCGGGACGTGCACACCTCCCACTACGGCCGCATCTGCCCCATTGAAACGCCTGAAGGCCCCAACATCGGCCTGATTGTTTCCCTGACCACCTTTGCCAAGGTGAACGACTTCGGCTTCATTGAGACCCCTTACCGGGTGGTGCGCGAAAGCCGCGTCACCGACGAGGTGGTGCACCTGGACGCCAGCCGCGAAGGCGACCAGGTAGTAGCCCAGGCCAACGCCCGGCTGGACGCCCAGGGGAACCTGCTGGACGAATTTGTCACCGTGCGCGTCAAGGGCGAGGTGGAAATGCGCCCGCGCGAAGAAGTGACCCTCATGGACATTTCGCCCAGCCAGATGGTCTCCATCTCTGCAGCGCTCATCCCCTTCCTGGAGCACGACGACGCCAACCGCGCGCTCATGGGCTCCAACATGCAGCGCCAGGCCGTGCCCCTGCTGCGCTCGGAAAAGCCCCTGGTGGGCACGGGCATGGAAGTGGACGTGGCCCGAGACTCCGGCGCCTGCGTAGTGGCCCCGGCCGACGGCGTGGTGCAGTACGCGGACGCCGACCGCATTGTGGTGGCCTACGAGGGTGCCCTCTACCCCAAGCAGGGCGGCGTGCGCGCCTATGATCTGCTCAAGTTCCACAAGTCCAACCAGAACTCCTGCTTCGGTCAGAAGCCCACCTGCCACCCCGGCCAGAAGGTCAGAAAGGGGCAGATCCTGGCGGACGGCCCCGGCATCGACGAAGGCCAGCTGGCCCTGGGCAAAAACCTGGTGGTGGCCTTCATGCCCTGGTGCGGCTACAACTATGAAGACTCCATCCTCATTTCCGAGCGCACGGTGAAGGAGGACGTCTTCACCTCCATCCATATTGAGGAATTTGAGGTGGTGGCCCGCGACACCAAGCTGGGGCCGGAAGAAATCACCCGCGATATTCCCAACGTCAGCGAAGACATGCTGCGCAACCTGGACGAAAGCGGCATCATCCGCATCGGCGCGGCCGTCAAGCCCGACGATATCCTGGTGGGCAAAATCACCCCCAAGGGCGAAACCCAGCTCACGCCGGAAGAAAAACTCCTGCGGGCCATCTTCGGCGAAAAGGCCAGGGACGTGAAAAACACCTCCCTCAAGGTTCCTCCGGGGGTGGAAGGCACCATCATTGACGTCAAGGTCTTCAACCGCCGCTCGGGCGAAAAGGACGAGCGCACCCTGGCCATTGAGACCCACGACACGGGCGTGCTGGACCAGAAGGAAGCCGACCACATGCGCGCCCTTGGCGAGCGCACCCGCGCCCTGCTGACCCCGCATGTGCTGGGCAAGCAGATCGCCGCCTCCCTGCCCGGCAAAAAGAAGGGCGAAGTGCTGCTGGAGGCGGGCGCGGCCCTCACCGAGGATGCCCTGGCCCAGATTCCGGTCAAAAAGCTGGCCGGTCTCTTCAAGAGCAAGGAAGTGAACGACCAGGTGGCCGAGCAGCTCAAAGCCTACGACCAGCAGGTGGAATACCTCAAGGCCGTTTACGATTCCAAGCGCGAAAAGGTCACCGAAGGCGACGACCTGCCCCCCGGCGTCATCAAGATGGTCAAGGTCCACATCGCCATCAAGCGCAAGCTCTCCGTGGGCGACAAGATGGCCGGCCGCCACGGCAACAAGGGCGTGGTTTCCTGCATCCTGCCGGAAGAGGACATGCCCTTCTTTGCGGACGGCCGCCCCGTGGATATTGTGCTCAACCCCCTGGGCGTGCCCTCCCGTATGAACATCGGGCAGATTATGGAAACCCACCTGGGCTGGGGCGCCAAGGAGCTGGGCCGTCAGCTGGCCGAGCTGGTGGATTCCGGCGCGGCCATGCAAGTGGCGCGCAACGAGGTGAAAGACGTCTTCGCCTCTGAAGAGATCAACGCCCTGGTGGACAGCATGGACGACGAGGAATTTACCGCCTCGGTGCGCAAACTGCGCAACGGCATTGTCACCAAAACCCCGGTCTTCGACGGCGCCACCGAAGAGGAAATCTGGGGCTGGATGGACAAGGCGGGCATGGCCAACGACGGCAAGACCACCCTGTACGACGGCCGCACGGGCGTGCCCTTTAAAAACCGGGTGACCACGGGCGTCATGTACATGCTCAAACTGCACCACCTGGTGGACGAAAAAATCCACGCCCGCTCCACGGGCCCCTACTCCCTGGTCACCCAGCAGCCCCTGGGCGGCAAGGCGCAGTTCGGCGGCCAGCGGTTGGGCGAAATGGAAGTCTGGGCCCTGGAAGCCTACGGCGCGGCGTACCTCCTGCAGGAGTTCCTCACCGTCAAGTCCGACGACGTGACCGGCCGCGTGAAGATGTACGAAAAGATCGTCAAGGGCGACAACTTCCTGGAGGCCGGCCTGCCCGAATCCTTCAACGTGCTGGTCAAAGAGCTGATGAGCCTTGGCCTTAACGTGACCCTGCACCAGGAAGAAGGCAAAAAAAAGCCCCGACGCCAGGAGTTTTTCCAGGAGCGTGAAACCGAGGGCTAA
- the secE gene encoding preprotein translocase subunit SecE: MAKKQAQAVDDKAAKGPNPVARFARYVEDSKVELRKVTWPTLQETRKATLAVLGFVAVMAVILGLVDLGLSSLIKTILS, encoded by the coding sequence ATGGCAAAAAAACAGGCTCAAGCCGTTGACGATAAGGCGGCCAAAGGTCCCAATCCCGTGGCCCGCTTTGCCCGCTATGTGGAGGACTCCAAGGTCGAACTGCGCAAGGTCACCTGGCCCACGCTGCAAGAGACGCGCAAGGCCACCCTGGCCGTGCTGGGCTTTGTTGCCGTGATGGCTGTCATTCTGGGGCTGGTGGACCTTGGTCTCTCCTCCCTCATCAAGACCATACTGTCCTGA
- the nusG gene encoding transcription termination/antitermination protein NusG — translation MKEPVIDETSELSKKARWYIVHTYSGFEQRVQKTINELRRTGQDQGLIEEVVVPTEKVIEPTKGGQQRTSTRKFYPGYVMVRMVMTDLSWHLVQSISKVTGFVGGKNRPTPMRDAEAERILALMETRKETPRPKFNFDRGDEVRVIEGPFGGFNGVVEDVNYDKGKLRVSVSIFGRQTPVELDFVQVSKG, via the coding sequence ATGAAAGAACCCGTTATCGACGAAACTTCCGAGCTTTCCAAAAAAGCTCGCTGGTATATTGTGCACACCTACTCGGGCTTCGAGCAGCGCGTGCAGAAGACCATTAACGAGTTGCGCCGCACGGGGCAGGACCAGGGCCTGATTGAAGAGGTGGTGGTGCCTACCGAAAAGGTTATTGAGCCCACCAAGGGCGGGCAGCAGCGCACCTCCACGCGCAAGTTCTACCCCGGCTACGTCATGGTGCGCATGGTCATGACCGACCTTTCCTGGCACCTGGTGCAGTCCATTTCCAAGGTGACCGGCTTTGTGGGCGGCAAAAACCGTCCTACCCCCATGCGCGATGCCGAGGCCGAGCGCATTCTGGCCCTGATGGAAACCCGCAAGGAAACCCCGCGGCCCAAGTTCAATTTTGACCGGGGCGACGAAGTGCGGGTTATTGAAGGGCCCTTCGGCGGCTTTAACGGCGTGGTGGAAGACGTGAATTACGACAAGGGGAAACTGCGCGTCTCTGTATCCATCTTCGGCCGGCAAACGCCGGTGGAGCTGGATTTCGTGCAGGTTTCCAAAGGATAA